In a single window of the Manis pentadactyla isolate mManPen7 chromosome 15 unlocalized genomic scaffold, mManPen7.hap1 SUPER_15_unloc_1, whole genome shotgun sequence genome:
- the LOC118932675 gene encoding homeobox protein MSX-1, whose amino-acid sequence MNRRRSRTKFTEDQLKILIGAFNQKPYPGYATKRKLASEINAEESRIQVSRKFSEILREEEKETRMGRMKARRGGEEIWFQNRRARYLRPQRASGPERALEASRDQDGAEEEIPSKQSAPGLPWSSAGRSAGGRERSRPRGFPLRASWRQEAPQAPGTSSPRSHGHSEAGPLTFLLIIESPPSPTAVTVTRAGRGHRAPACLCATLSLTFNLAPTLGREDRRCRTSYTSSQLHTLIKAFTKNPYPGVDSREQLAQEIGVPESRVQARPPPGTVQASRVPEARVPEPRCSWGQLAPRACTQRKARASPAPGSPGIPRFLELSFVVYCLVLRAGSSGSFR is encoded by the exons ATGAACCGTAGGCGCAGCCGCACCAAATTCACAGAAGACCAACTGAAAATCCTCATCGGTGCGTTCAACCAAAAACCGTACCCAGGCTATGCAACCAAACGCAAACTTGCCTCAGAAATCAACGCTGAGGAGTCTAGAATCCAGGTGAGTCGCAAGTTCTCCGAGATTCTccgagaggaggagaaggaa ACGCGCATGGGGAGGATGAAGGCTcgcaggggtggggaggag ATCTGGTTTCAGAATCGAAGAGCCAGGTACCTACGACCCCAGAGAGCATCGGGGCCTGAGCGGGCCTTAGAAGCAAGCCGAGACCAAGACGGCGCTGAAGAGGAGATTCCGAGTAAACAGTCCGCCCCGGGCCTGCCCTGGAGCTCAGCCGGCCGCTCTGCAGGGGGGAGAGAACGTTCTCGCCCTCGGGGCTTCCCGCTCAGGGCCTCCTGGCGGCAGGAGGCTCCACAGGCCCCGGGGACCTCTTCCCCGCGGAGCCACGGGCATTCTGAGGCTGGCCCCCTG acattcctccttattatcgagtccccgccgtcccccactgcagtcactgtgacCAGGGCAGGAAGGGGCCACAGAGCCCCTGCttgtctctgtgctacactgtccttgACCTTCAATCTCGCACCCACCCTAGGCAGGGAAGACAGACGGTGTCGGACCAGCTACACTTCCTCCCAGCTACACACCCTCATCAAGGCGTTTACGAAAAACCCTTATCCGGGGGTTGATTCCAGAGAGCAACTTGCTCAAGAAATTGGGGTTCCAGAGTCAAGAGTCCAA GCCCGTCCTCCGCCCGGCACCGTGCAGGCCTCGCGTGTGCCCGAGGCCCGCGTCCCGGAGCCCCGGTGCTCCTGGGGACAGCTGGCTCCCCGGGCTTGCACACAGCGGAAGGCGCGGGCCTCCCCTGCGCCCGGCTCCCCAGGGATCCCCCGTTTTCTGGAACTCTCCTTCGTGGTTTACTGCCTCGTTTTGCGCGCCGGCTCCTCCGGTAGTTTCCGGTAG